From a region of the Mycolicibacterium sp. MU0050 genome:
- the trpC gene encoding indole-3-glycerol phosphate synthase TrpC — MGGPTVLDSIIEGVRADVAAREAVVSLEQIKAAANAAPPPLDVLAALRAPGIGVIAEVKRASPSRGELAHIPDPADLARAYQSGGARIVSVLTEERRFNGSLADLDAVRAAVSIPVLRKDFIVRPYQIHEARAHGADMLLLIVAALEQPALESLLERTESLGMTALVEVHTEEEADRALQAGATVIGVNARDLKTLQVDRDCFARIAPGLPSNVIRVAESGVRDTADLLAYAGAGADAVLVGEGLVVSGDPRTAVADLVTAGAHPSCPKPAR; from the coding sequence ATGGGTGGGCCGACCGTCCTCGACTCCATCATCGAAGGGGTCCGGGCAGATGTTGCCGCTCGGGAGGCCGTCGTCAGCTTGGAGCAGATCAAGGCCGCGGCCAACGCGGCTCCGCCGCCGCTGGATGTGCTGGCCGCACTGCGTGCGCCCGGTATCGGCGTGATCGCCGAGGTGAAGCGGGCCAGTCCGTCGCGCGGCGAGTTGGCGCACATTCCCGACCCGGCCGACCTGGCCCGCGCCTATCAGAGTGGCGGGGCGCGGATCGTCAGCGTGCTCACCGAGGAGCGTCGGTTCAACGGGTCACTGGCCGATCTCGACGCGGTGCGCGCGGCGGTGTCCATCCCGGTCCTGCGCAAGGACTTCATCGTGCGGCCGTACCAGATTCATGAGGCGCGCGCGCACGGCGCGGACATGCTGCTGCTCATCGTCGCCGCCCTGGAACAGCCCGCCCTGGAATCGCTGCTCGAGCGCACCGAGTCCTTGGGGATGACGGCCCTGGTGGAGGTGCACACCGAGGAGGAGGCCGACCGCGCGCTGCAGGCCGGCGCCACCGTCATCGGCGTCAATGCCCGCGACCTGAAGACCCTGCAGGTCGACCGCGACTGCTTCGCCCGGATCGCCCCCGGCCTGCCCAGCAACGTCATCCGGGTGGCCGAGTCCGGAGTCCGCGACACCGCGGACCTGCTGGCGTACGCCGGTGCCGGCGCCGACGCCGTGTTGGTGGGCGAGGGCCTGGTCGTCAGCGGTGACCCGCGCACCGCGGTGGCCGACCTGGTCACCGCCGGCGCGCATCCGTCCTGCCCCAAACCGGCCCGCTAG
- a CDS encoding TIGR02234 family membrane protein — MAEGARRRRLSGIRVAQLLLVLAAAGLYTASRLTWVEVESFDGLGPPKTIALAGSTWSTALVPVALLLGAAVLATLAVRGWPLRALALLLAVVSAAIGYLAISQWVLPDVALRATELAEVSLLTLVGSERHYGGAVVTLCAGVATLVAAALLMRAASQESAQRRYTTPGARRAALREQAEAPAEAASPAPTAEPISERTMWDALDEGQDPTDGTSGPETGGPSEGR, encoded by the coding sequence ATGGCTGAGGGCGCGCGCCGCCGGCGGCTCAGCGGAATCCGGGTCGCGCAACTGCTGCTGGTGCTGGCCGCGGCGGGCCTGTACACCGCGAGCCGGCTGACGTGGGTGGAGGTGGAATCCTTCGACGGCCTGGGTCCGCCGAAGACCATCGCGCTGGCCGGTTCGACCTGGTCGACGGCGCTGGTGCCGGTGGCGTTGCTGCTCGGCGCCGCGGTGCTGGCGACCCTGGCCGTGCGGGGCTGGCCGCTGCGGGCGCTGGCGTTGCTGCTGGCGGTGGTCAGCGCCGCGATCGGCTACCTGGCGATCAGCCAGTGGGTGCTGCCCGACGTGGCGTTGCGCGCCACCGAGCTCGCCGAGGTCTCGCTGCTGACGTTGGTGGGCAGCGAGCGGCACTACGGCGGCGCGGTCGTGACGCTGTGCGCCGGCGTGGCGACCCTGGTGGCCGCGGCACTGTTGATGCGGGCGGCGTCGCAGGAATCGGCGCAGCGGCGGTACACGACGCCCGGGGCGCGCCGCGCCGCGCTGCGCGAGCAGGCCGAGGCCCCCGCGGAGGCCGCCTCACCAGCGCCGACAGCCGAGCCGATATCCGAGCGGACCATGTGGGACGCGCTCGATGAGGGCCAGGACCCTACCGACGGGACGAGCGGACCGGAAACCGGCGGGCCGTCGGAGGGGCGGTGA
- a CDS encoding anthranilate synthase component I — MSVYADVNIASTTTREDFRVLAAEHRVVPVTRKVLADSETPLSAYRKLAANRPGTFLLESAENGRSWSRWSFIGAGAPSALTVRDGEAVWLGTTPQDAPSGGDPLRALQTTLELLRTAALPDLPPLSGGMVGFFAYDLVRRLERLPETTVDDLQLPDLVMMLATDIAAVDHHEGTITLIANAVNWNGTDERVDWAYDDALARLEVMTEALGQPLPSTVAGFGRPDPVHRAQRTVQEYSAIVDKLVGDIEAGEAFQVVPSQRFEMDTDVDPIDVYRMLRVSNPSPYMYLMHVPDDTGGTAFSIVGSSPEALVTVQDGWATTHPIAGTRWRGATEEEDQLLEKDLLADEKERAEHLMLVDLGRNDLGRVCVPGTVRVEDYSHIERYSHVMHLVSTVTGLLADGHTALDAVTACFPAGTLTGAPKVRAMELIDEVELTRRGLYGGVVGYLDFAGNADFAIAIRTALMRAGTAYVQSGGGVVADSNGPYEFNEAANKAKAVLAAIAAAETLAAPGDHG; from the coding sequence ATGTCCGTGTACGCCGACGTCAACATCGCATCGACCACCACGCGGGAGGATTTCCGGGTGCTGGCGGCCGAGCACCGCGTGGTCCCGGTGACCCGCAAGGTGCTCGCCGACAGCGAGACTCCGCTGTCGGCCTACCGCAAGCTCGCCGCCAACCGTCCCGGGACCTTCCTGCTGGAATCCGCCGAGAACGGGCGGTCCTGGTCGCGCTGGTCGTTCATCGGCGCCGGCGCCCCGTCGGCCCTGACGGTCCGCGACGGCGAGGCGGTCTGGTTGGGGACCACGCCGCAGGATGCGCCCAGCGGCGGGGACCCGCTGCGCGCGCTGCAGACCACCCTGGAACTGCTGCGCACCGCGGCGTTGCCGGACCTGCCGCCGTTGTCGGGCGGCATGGTGGGCTTCTTCGCCTACGACCTGGTGCGCCGGCTGGAACGCCTACCCGAGACCACCGTCGACGACCTGCAATTGCCGGATCTGGTGATGATGCTGGCCACCGACATCGCCGCGGTCGACCACCACGAGGGCACCATCACCCTGATCGCCAACGCGGTGAACTGGAACGGCACCGACGAGCGGGTGGACTGGGCCTACGACGACGCGCTGGCCCGCCTCGAGGTGATGACCGAGGCGCTGGGGCAGCCGCTGCCCTCCACGGTGGCGGGCTTCGGCCGGCCCGACCCCGTGCACCGCGCGCAGCGGACGGTGCAGGAGTACAGCGCCATCGTCGACAAGCTGGTCGGCGACATCGAGGCCGGCGAGGCCTTCCAGGTGGTGCCGTCGCAGCGCTTCGAGATGGACACCGACGTCGACCCGATCGACGTGTACCGGATGCTGCGGGTGTCCAATCCCAGCCCGTACATGTACCTGATGCACGTGCCGGACGACACCGGCGGGACGGCGTTCTCGATCGTCGGGTCGAGTCCGGAGGCGCTGGTGACGGTGCAGGACGGCTGGGCCACGACCCACCCCATCGCCGGTACCCGGTGGCGTGGCGCCACCGAGGAGGAAGATCAACTGCTGGAGAAGGACCTGCTCGCCGACGAGAAGGAACGCGCCGAGCACCTGATGCTGGTCGACTTGGGCCGCAACGATCTCGGGCGGGTCTGTGTGCCCGGCACGGTGCGGGTCGAGGACTACTCCCACATCGAGCGCTACAGCCACGTCATGCACCTGGTGTCCACGGTCACCGGACTGCTGGCCGACGGGCACACCGCCCTGGACGCGGTCACCGCGTGCTTCCCCGCCGGCACGCTGACCGGGGCGCCGAAGGTGCGTGCGATGGAGCTCATCGACGAGGTGGAGCTGACCCGGCGCGGTCTCTACGGCGGCGTCGTGGGCTACCTCGACTTCGCGGGCAACGCCGACTTCGCCATCGCCATCCGCACGGCCCTGATGCGGGCCGGCACCGCCTACGTCCAGTCCGGCGGCGGGGTGGTGGCCGATTCCAACGGCCCCTACGAGTTCAACGAGGCCGCCAACAAGGCCAAGGCGGTCCTGGCCGCGATCGCCGCCGCCGAGACGCTGGCGGCCCCGGGTGACCATGGCTGA
- a CDS encoding peroxiredoxin: protein MKRGDVVEDFALPDQHGTERRLSELLADGPVVLFFYPAAMTPGCTKEACHFRDLAAEFAAVGAQRVGISTDSVDKQARFADKEKFDYPLLSDSDGAVATEFGVKRGLLGKFMPVKRTTFVIDTDRRVLEVIASELSMDTHADKALETLRARPATA from the coding sequence ATGAAACGCGGTGATGTCGTCGAGGACTTCGCACTACCCGATCAGCACGGCACCGAGCGCCGGCTCAGCGAGCTGCTCGCCGACGGCCCGGTCGTGTTGTTCTTCTATCCCGCCGCGATGACCCCCGGGTGCACCAAGGAGGCCTGCCACTTCCGGGATCTGGCCGCGGAGTTCGCCGCGGTGGGAGCGCAACGGGTCGGCATCAGCACCGACAGCGTCGACAAGCAGGCCCGGTTCGCCGACAAGGAGAAGTTCGACTACCCGCTGCTGTCGGATTCCGACGGCGCGGTCGCGACGGAGTTCGGCGTCAAACGTGGTTTGCTCGGCAAATTCATGCCGGTCAAGCGGACCACCTTCGTCATCGACACCGACCGTCGGGTGCTCGAGGTGATCGCCAGCGAACTCAGCATGGACACCCACGCCGACAAGGCGCTCGAGACGTTGCGGGCGCGCCCGGCCACCGCCTGA
- the hisI gene encoding phosphoribosyl-AMP cyclohydrolase, which yields MTLDPEIAARLKRNEEGLFTAVVQERGSGDVLMVAWMDDDALARTLETREATYFSRSRREQWIKGATSGHTQRVHSVRLDCDGDAVLLVVDQVGGACHTGDHSCFDADELLGP from the coding sequence ATGACGTTGGACCCGGAGATCGCGGCGCGCCTGAAACGCAACGAGGAAGGCCTGTTCACCGCGGTGGTGCAGGAGCGCGGCAGCGGCGACGTGCTCATGGTGGCGTGGATGGACGACGACGCGCTGGCCCGCACCCTGGAAACCCGTGAGGCCACCTATTTTTCGCGCTCGCGCCGAGAGCAGTGGATCAAGGGTGCGACATCGGGGCACACCCAGCGCGTGCACAGCGTCCGGCTCGATTGCGACGGCGACGCCGTGCTGCTGGTGGTCGACCAGGTGGGCGGCGCGTGCCACACCGGCGATCACAGCTGTTTCGACGCCGACGAACTGCTGGGGCCCTGA
- the hisF gene encoding imidazole glycerol phosphate synthase subunit HisF, with protein MSGDARPGVATRVIPCLDVDAGRVVKGVNFENLRDAGDPVELAARYDAEGADELTFLDVTASSSGRATMLEVVRRTAEQVFIPLTVGGGVRSVEDVDVLLRAGADKASVNTAAIARPELLAEMARQFGSQCIVLSVDARSVPAGGRPTRSGWEVTTHGGRRGTGIDAVEWAARGAELGVGEILLNSMDADGTKAGFDLPMLRAVRAAVGVPVIASGGAGAVEHFAPAVAAGADAVLAASVFHFGELTIREVKAAMAAEGICVR; from the coding sequence ATGAGCGGCGACGCGCGGCCCGGTGTGGCCACCCGGGTGATCCCGTGTCTGGATGTGGACGCGGGCCGGGTGGTCAAGGGCGTGAACTTCGAGAACCTGCGGGACGCCGGAGACCCGGTGGAGTTGGCGGCCCGCTACGACGCCGAGGGCGCCGACGAACTGACCTTCCTGGACGTCACGGCGTCGTCGTCGGGACGGGCCACCATGTTGGAGGTGGTGCGCCGCACCGCCGAACAGGTGTTCATCCCGTTGACCGTCGGTGGGGGCGTGCGCTCGGTGGAGGACGTCGATGTGCTGCTGCGCGCCGGGGCCGACAAGGCGTCGGTGAACACCGCGGCGATCGCCCGGCCCGAGCTGCTCGCGGAGATGGCGCGCCAGTTCGGCTCCCAGTGCATCGTCTTGTCGGTCGACGCCCGCTCGGTGCCGGCGGGTGGCCGGCCGACCCGGTCGGGCTGGGAGGTCACCACCCACGGCGGGCGCCGGGGCACCGGCATCGACGCGGTGGAATGGGCCGCGCGCGGCGCGGAATTGGGCGTGGGGGAGATCCTGCTGAACTCCATGGACGCCGACGGCACCAAGGCCGGCTTCGACCTCCCGATGCTGCGCGCGGTCCGCGCGGCGGTGGGCGTGCCCGTGATCGCCAGCGGCGGCGCCGGCGCGGTGGAGCACTTCGCCCCCGCGGTGGCCGCCGGGGCCGACGCGGTGTTGGCGGCCAGCGTGTTCCACTTCGGCGAACTGACCATCCGCGAGGTGAAGGCCGCCATGGCGGCGGAGGGGATCTGCGTGCGATGA
- a CDS encoding inositol monophosphatase, which produces MTTPPDVDPAKLADLLSVAAEVLDGVTEQFIAGHRAESAVQKKGNDFATEIDLAIERRVVAELQRLTGIGVHGEEFGGESLDADLVWVLDPIDGTFNYAAGSPMAAILLGLLHNGRPVLGLTWLPFVGQRFTSLPGEPVHSSGQPLEPLQPATLADSIVGIGTYNIDSRGHFPGRYRSAILDNLSRVCSRVRMHGATGIDLAYVAAGILGGAISFGHHVWDHAAGVALIRAAGGIVTDLEGQPWVPGSRSALAGAPGVHEEMLEIVRAVGDLEDHRR; this is translated from the coding sequence ATGACGACACCGCCCGACGTCGATCCCGCCAAGCTGGCCGACCTGCTGTCCGTCGCCGCCGAGGTTCTCGACGGCGTCACCGAACAGTTCATCGCCGGACATCGCGCCGAGAGCGCCGTGCAGAAGAAGGGCAACGACTTCGCGACCGAGATCGACCTGGCCATCGAGCGACGCGTGGTCGCCGAGCTGCAGCGGCTGACCGGAATCGGGGTGCACGGCGAGGAATTCGGCGGTGAGTCGCTGGACGCCGACCTGGTCTGGGTGCTGGATCCGATCGACGGCACGTTCAACTACGCGGCCGGCTCGCCGATGGCCGCGATCCTGCTCGGCCTGCTGCACAACGGCCGGCCGGTGCTGGGGCTGACCTGGCTGCCGTTCGTCGGCCAGCGCTTCACCAGCCTGCCCGGGGAACCGGTGCACTCCAGCGGGCAGCCGCTCGAACCCCTGCAACCGGCCACCCTGGCCGACTCCATCGTCGGGATCGGCACCTACAACATCGATTCCCGCGGCCACTTTCCGGGCCGGTATCGCTCGGCCATCCTCGACAACCTCAGCCGGGTGTGCTCGCGGGTGCGCATGCACGGCGCCACCGGGATCGACCTGGCCTATGTGGCCGCCGGGATCCTCGGTGGGGCAATCAGTTTCGGTCACCATGTGTGGGACCACGCGGCCGGGGTGGCGCTGATCCGGGCGGCCGGCGGCATCGTCACCGACCTGGAGGGGCAGCCCTGGGTGCCGGGGTCGCGGTCGGCGTTGGCCGGCGCACCGGGCGTACATGAGGAGATGCTCGAGATCGTGCGTGCGGTCGGAGACCTGGAGGACCATCGGCGATGA
- the priA gene encoding bifunctional 1-(5-phosphoribosyl)-5-((5-phosphoribosylamino)methylideneamino)imidazole-4-carboxamide isomerase/phosphoribosylanthranilate isomerase PriA has translation MTSKPPLILLPAVDVVDGQAVRLVQGKAGSETDYGSALEAAETWQRDGAEWIHLVDLDAAFGRGSNRELLAELVGKLDVAVELSGGIRDDESLQAALATGCARVNLGTAALENPVWCAAAIAEHGDRVAVGLDVKIIDGNHRLRGRGWETDGGDLWEVLERLDREGCSRFVVTDVTKDGTLAGPNLELLEQVAARTDAPVIASGGVSSLDDLRAIATLTDRGVEGAIMGKALYAGRFTLPEALAAVSG, from the coding sequence GTGACTTCTAAACCACCATTGATTCTGTTGCCCGCCGTCGACGTGGTCGACGGACAGGCCGTCCGGCTGGTGCAGGGCAAGGCCGGCAGCGAAACCGACTATGGGTCCGCCCTCGAGGCCGCCGAGACCTGGCAGCGTGACGGCGCGGAATGGATCCACCTGGTGGACCTCGACGCCGCGTTCGGCCGTGGCTCGAACCGGGAGCTGCTCGCGGAGCTGGTCGGCAAGCTCGACGTGGCCGTCGAGCTGTCCGGCGGTATCCGCGACGACGAATCCCTGCAGGCCGCGCTGGCCACCGGATGTGCGCGGGTCAACCTGGGCACCGCGGCCCTGGAGAATCCGGTGTGGTGTGCGGCGGCCATCGCCGAACACGGTGACCGCGTGGCGGTGGGCCTGGACGTCAAGATCATCGACGGCAATCACCGGCTGCGCGGACGCGGCTGGGAAACCGACGGCGGTGACCTGTGGGAGGTCCTGGAACGTCTTGACCGCGAAGGGTGTTCGCGTTTCGTGGTCACCGACGTCACCAAGGACGGCACCCTGGCCGGGCCCAACCTGGAACTGCTCGAGCAGGTCGCCGCGCGCACCGACGCGCCCGTGATCGCCTCCGGCGGGGTGTCCAGCCTCGACGACCTGCGGGCCATCGCCACGCTGACCGACCGCGGGGTCGAGGGCGCGATCATGGGCAAGGCCCTCTACGCGGGGCGGTTCACCCTGCCGGAGGCGCTGGCCGCGGTCAGCGGTTGA
- the hisH gene encoding imidazole glycerol phosphate synthase subunit HisH — translation MTTTSTKSVVVLDYGSGNLRSAQRALERVGARVEVTADPAAAANADGLVVPGVGAFESCMTGLRSIGGEQIIAQRVAAGRPVLGVCVGMQILFARGVEFGVESVGCGQWPGAVTRLEAPVIPHMGWNVVQSAPDSTLFKGLGADARFYFVHSYAAQRWEGNSAALLTWATHQVPFLAAVEDGPLAATQFHPEKSGDAGAELLANWVEGL, via the coding sequence GTGACAACGACTTCGACGAAGTCGGTCGTCGTTCTCGACTACGGGTCCGGCAACCTGCGCTCCGCGCAACGCGCGCTGGAGCGGGTCGGTGCCCGCGTCGAGGTGACCGCGGACCCGGCCGCGGCCGCCAACGCCGATGGTCTGGTGGTCCCCGGCGTGGGGGCCTTCGAGTCGTGCATGACCGGGCTGCGCTCGATCGGCGGAGAACAGATCATCGCGCAGCGGGTGGCCGCCGGGCGACCGGTGCTCGGGGTCTGCGTCGGGATGCAGATCCTGTTCGCCCGCGGTGTGGAGTTCGGGGTGGAATCCGTCGGCTGCGGTCAGTGGCCCGGCGCGGTCACCCGACTCGAGGCGCCGGTGATCCCGCACATGGGCTGGAACGTCGTGCAGAGCGCCCCGGACAGCACGCTGTTCAAGGGACTCGGCGCCGACGCCCGGTTCTACTTCGTGCATTCGTATGCCGCCCAGCGGTGGGAGGGCAACAGCGCGGCGTTGCTGACCTGGGCGACGCACCAGGTACCGTTCCTGGCTGCGGTCGAGGACGGCCCACTGGCCGCCACGCAATTTCATCCGGAAAAGAGCGGCGACGCCGGCGCCGAGCTGCTCGCGAATTGGGTTGAGGGACTGTGA
- the hisB gene encoding imidazoleglycerol-phosphate dehydratase HisB yields MNRHAKVERKTRESDIVVEIDLDGTGQVHVDTGVPFFDHMLTALGSHASFDLTVRAEGDVDIEAHHTVEDTAIVLGTALGQALGDKKGIRRFGDSFIPMDEALAHAAVDVSGRPYFVHTGEPEYMVNFTIAGSSTPYHTVINRHVFESLAYNARIALHVRTLYGRDPHHITEAQYKAVARALRHAVEPDPRVTGVPSTKGSL; encoded by the coding sequence GTGAACCGCCACGCCAAGGTCGAACGCAAGACCAGGGAATCCGACATCGTCGTCGAGATCGACCTCGACGGCACCGGGCAGGTGCACGTCGACACCGGGGTCCCGTTCTTCGACCACATGCTGACCGCGCTGGGCAGCCACGCCAGCTTCGACCTGACGGTGCGCGCCGAAGGTGACGTCGACATCGAGGCGCACCACACGGTGGAGGACACCGCCATCGTGCTGGGGACCGCGCTGGGCCAGGCGCTGGGGGACAAGAAGGGCATCCGCCGGTTCGGCGATTCCTTCATCCCGATGGACGAGGCGCTGGCGCATGCCGCCGTCGACGTCTCGGGCCGACCCTACTTCGTGCACACCGGGGAACCGGAGTACATGGTGAACTTCACCATCGCCGGTTCCTCCACGCCGTACCACACCGTGATCAACCGGCACGTGTTCGAATCGCTGGCGTACAACGCCCGGATCGCGCTGCACGTCCGCACGCTGTACGGCCGCGACCCGCACCACATCACCGAGGCCCAGTACAAGGCCGTCGCGCGGGCGCTGCGCCACGCCGTGGAGCCGGACCCTCGGGTGACCGGCGTGCCGTCCACCAAAGGCAGCCTGTGA
- a CDS encoding histidinol-phosphate transaminase, with protein MIGDSVTLADLPLRENLRDKSPYGAPQLDVPVRLNTNENPHPPTAALIADVAESVRAAAAELHRYPDRDAVALRTDLAAYLTAATGVELGVQNVWAANGSNEILQQLLQAFGGPGRSAIGFVPSYSMHPIISDGTQTRWVTAARSTDFALDTDVAVTAIETHRPDVVFVASPNNPSGQSVPLDDLRRLLDAMPSGVLILDEAYGEFSSQPSAVRLIDEYPTKLVVSRTMSKAFAFAGGRLGYLISSPAVIDAMLLVRLPYHLSVLTQEAARAALRHADDTLASVATLIAERERVAQALREMGFRVIDSDANFVLFGDFADAAATWQRYLDAGVLIRDVGIPGHLRTTIGLAAENDAFLAASARLAATEPVQEPRVGAP; from the coding sequence ATGATCGGCGACTCGGTGACGCTGGCGGACCTGCCGCTGCGCGAGAATCTGCGGGACAAATCTCCCTACGGCGCACCGCAGTTGGACGTGCCGGTGCGGCTGAACACCAACGAGAACCCGCATCCGCCGACCGCGGCGCTGATCGCCGACGTCGCGGAGTCGGTGCGGGCGGCCGCCGCGGAGTTGCACCGTTACCCCGACCGTGACGCGGTGGCGTTGCGGACCGATCTGGCGGCCTATCTCACCGCGGCCACCGGCGTCGAACTCGGCGTGCAGAACGTGTGGGCGGCCAACGGCTCCAACGAGATCCTGCAGCAGCTGCTGCAGGCCTTCGGCGGTCCCGGCCGCAGCGCGATCGGGTTCGTCCCGTCGTACTCGATGCATCCGATCATCTCCGACGGCACCCAGACCCGGTGGGTGACGGCGGCGCGGTCGACCGACTTCGCCCTCGACACCGACGTCGCGGTGACCGCGATCGAGACGCACCGGCCCGACGTGGTGTTCGTCGCAAGCCCGAACAACCCCTCGGGGCAAAGCGTTCCGCTCGACGACCTGCGCCGGCTGCTCGACGCGATGCCGAGCGGAGTGCTGATCCTCGACGAGGCCTACGGCGAGTTCTCCTCGCAGCCGAGTGCGGTCCGGCTGATCGACGAGTATCCGACCAAGCTGGTGGTCAGTCGCACCATGAGCAAGGCGTTCGCGTTCGCCGGCGGCCGGCTCGGCTACCTGATCTCCTCGCCCGCGGTCATCGACGCGATGCTGCTGGTCCGGCTGCCGTACCACCTGTCGGTGCTCACCCAGGAGGCCGCGCGGGCGGCGTTGCGCCACGCCGACGACACCCTGGCCAGTGTCGCGACCCTGATCGCCGAGCGGGAACGGGTGGCACAGGCGTTGCGGGAGATGGGATTCCGGGTGATCGACAGCGACGCGAACTTCGTGCTGTTCGGCGATTTCGCCGACGCGGCCGCGACCTGGCAGCGCTATCTCGACGCGGGTGTGTTGATCCGGGATGTCGGCATTCCGGGCCATCTGCGCACCACCATCGGGCTGGCCGCCGAGAACGACGCCTTTCTGGCGGCCAGTGCCCGTCTGGCCGCCACCGAACCCGTGCAGGAACCCCGAGTAGGAGCACCGTGA
- the hisD gene encoding histidinol dehydrogenase, translating into MANFEMSRIDLRNQTLSAAQLRGALPRGGVDVDAVLPKVRPIVEAVATRGAEAALEYGASFDGVRPKTVRVPAAALEQALRELDPDVRAALEVAIARARAVHADQRRTDTTTELAPGATVTERWVPVERVGLYVPGGNAVYPSSVVMNVVPAQIAGVDSLVIASPPQASGTGAFHGLPHPTILAAAALLEVAEVWAVGGAQAVALLAYGGADTDGAELAPVDMITGPGNIYVTAAKRICRSQVGIDAEAGPTEIAILADHTADPVHVAADLISQAEHDEMAASVLVTCSTELAEATDRELTAQLQTTVHRDRVSTALSGRQSATVLVDDIDQGVRVVNAYAAEHLEIQTADAPAVADRIRSAGAIFVGPWSPVSLGDYCAGSNHVLPTAGCARHSSGLSVQTFLKGIHVVDYTEAALKDVSGHVITLSKAEDLPAHGEAVRRRFER; encoded by the coding sequence ATGGCCAACTTCGAAATGTCCCGGATCGACCTGCGCAACCAGACGCTTTCGGCTGCGCAACTCCGCGGCGCCCTGCCCCGGGGCGGCGTCGACGTCGACGCGGTGCTGCCCAAGGTCCGTCCGATCGTCGAGGCCGTCGCCACCCGCGGCGCCGAGGCCGCCCTCGAATACGGGGCCTCGTTCGACGGCGTACGGCCCAAGACGGTCCGGGTGCCCGCCGCCGCGCTCGAACAGGCGCTGCGGGAGTTGGATCCAGACGTGCGAGCCGCCCTCGAGGTGGCCATCGCGCGGGCCCGCGCCGTGCACGCCGACCAGCGCCGCACCGACACCACCACCGAGCTGGCGCCCGGGGCCACCGTGACCGAGCGGTGGGTTCCGGTCGAGCGCGTCGGGCTCTACGTTCCGGGCGGCAACGCCGTCTACCCCTCGAGCGTCGTGATGAACGTCGTGCCGGCCCAGATCGCCGGCGTCGACTCGCTGGTGATCGCCAGCCCACCGCAGGCGTCGGGCACCGGCGCCTTCCACGGCCTGCCCCATCCGACCATCCTGGCGGCCGCGGCGCTGCTGGAGGTCGCCGAGGTCTGGGCGGTCGGCGGCGCCCAGGCCGTCGCCCTGCTGGCCTACGGCGGCGCCGACACCGACGGGGCCGAGCTGGCGCCGGTGGACATGATCACCGGCCCGGGCAACATCTACGTCACCGCGGCCAAGCGGATCTGCCGCTCGCAGGTGGGCATCGACGCCGAGGCGGGGCCCACCGAGATCGCGATCCTCGCCGACCACACCGCCGACCCGGTCCACGTTGCCGCCGACCTGATCAGCCAGGCCGAGCACGACGAGATGGCCGCGAGCGTCCTGGTGACCTGCAGCACCGAGTTGGCCGAGGCCACCGACCGCGAACTGACCGCCCAACTGCAGACCACGGTGCACCGCGACCGCGTCTCGACGGCGCTGAGCGGTCGGCAGTCGGCGACCGTGCTGGTCGACGACATCGACCAGGGTGTGCGGGTGGTGAATGCCTACGCCGCCGAACACCTCGAGATCCAGACCGCCGACGCGCCGGCGGTGGCCGACCGGATTCGCTCCGCGGGCGCCATTTTCGTGGGCCCGTGGTCGCCGGTGAGCCTCGGTGACTACTGCGCGGGCTCCAACCACGTGCTGCCCACCGCCGGCTGCGCGCGGCACTCCAGTGGGCTGTCGGTCCAGACCTTCCTCAAGGGCATCCACGTGGTGGACTACACGGAAGCCGCGCTCAAGGACGTCTCCGGTCATGTCATCACGCTGTCGAAGGCCGAGGACCTGCCCGCCCACGGCGAGGCGGTCCGCCGGAGGTTCGAGCGATGA